A stretch of Bradyrhizobium sp. AZCC 2262 DNA encodes these proteins:
- a CDS encoding YdcF family protein, translating to MFFVLSKTLGYLLLPTNFLIVIGFVGAILMMTRFASLGRKLVIAAVLLLVICGLSPLGKALLYPLEQRFPSWDAARGAPDGIIVLGASIEADLSVAHGTPVVRGAPDRIIAAAALARRYPNARVVFSGGSANLVSNDAREADFAGAIFESLGIDKSRLIMERGSRNTQENAEFSKALVKPKEGERWVLVTSAFHMPRSVGLFRKAGFAVEPYPVDWRVGGRDDLMTLSNVAVEGLARTDLAVREWMGLIAYRITGKIDELLPGPAAK from the coding sequence TTGTTTTTTGTCCTGTCCAAGACGCTCGGCTATTTGCTATTGCCGACGAACTTTTTGATCGTCATCGGGTTCGTCGGCGCCATTCTGATGATGACGCGCTTTGCATCGCTCGGCCGCAAGCTCGTGATAGCGGCCGTGCTGCTTCTCGTGATCTGCGGGCTGTCGCCGCTCGGAAAAGCTTTACTCTATCCGCTGGAGCAGCGCTTTCCGTCATGGGACGCCGCGCGCGGTGCGCCTGATGGCATCATCGTACTGGGGGCGTCGATCGAAGCCGATCTCTCCGTGGCGCATGGAACGCCGGTCGTTCGGGGCGCGCCGGACCGGATCATCGCCGCCGCCGCGCTGGCGAGGCGATATCCGAACGCGCGCGTGGTCTTTTCCGGCGGGAGCGCGAACCTCGTCTCAAACGATGCACGAGAAGCGGATTTCGCCGGCGCCATCTTCGAAAGCCTCGGCATCGACAAATCGCGGCTGATCATGGAACGGGGATCGCGCAACACCCAGGAGAACGCCGAATTCTCCAAGGCGCTGGTCAAGCCGAAGGAGGGTGAACGGTGGGTGCTGGTGACCTCGGCCTTTCATATGCCGCGATCGGTCGGCTTGTTCCGAAAAGCGGGATTTGCGGTGGAGCCCTATCCCGTCGATTGGCGCGTCGGCGGACGCGATGACCTGATGACGCTTTCAAACGTCGCCGTCGAAGGGCTGGCACGGACCGACCTTGCGGTGCGCGAATGGATGGGCCTGATCGCATACCGGATCACGGGCAAGATCGATGAGCTGTTGCCGGGCCCGGCGGCGAAGTAA
- a CDS encoding acetamidase/formamidase family protein yields MLHHHLHSSPETCHWGFFEGKLKPVLTIASGDEVTIETLSGGPEVVPDKSKFHVPPELAEIHAKCERQLQGHILTGPIAIEGAEPGDVLEVDILDVQLRQDWGWNLIRPLSGTLPDDFHETRILNIPLDRERMVGRMPWGLDLPLKPFFGVMGVAPPTAWGRITSLIPRAMGGNLDNKELGAGAKLYLPVFVPGALFSCGDGHGVQGDGEVCVTAIETALQGRFRLTLRKDLRLDYPRAETPDHYMTMAMDPDLDQCVVRALRDMIVLLGEKRNLSREDAYTLCSLTADLRVTQTVNGSKGIHCMIAKAVVHG; encoded by the coding sequence ATGCTCCATCATCACCTGCATTCCAGCCCCGAAACCTGCCACTGGGGCTTCTTCGAAGGCAAATTGAAGCCCGTCCTGACCATCGCCAGCGGCGATGAAGTCACCATCGAGACCCTCAGCGGCGGTCCCGAGGTCGTACCGGACAAAAGCAAGTTTCACGTCCCGCCCGAGCTTGCGGAGATACATGCGAAATGCGAGCGGCAGCTGCAGGGCCATATTTTGACCGGTCCGATTGCGATCGAGGGTGCCGAACCGGGTGACGTGCTGGAAGTCGACATCCTCGACGTCCAGCTCCGGCAGGATTGGGGCTGGAATCTGATTCGCCCTCTGTCGGGCACGCTGCCGGACGATTTTCACGAAACGCGCATCCTGAACATTCCGCTCGATCGTGAGCGGATGGTCGGCCGGATGCCGTGGGGCCTCGACCTGCCGCTCAAGCCATTCTTCGGCGTGATGGGCGTGGCGCCGCCGACCGCCTGGGGCCGCATCACCTCGCTGATCCCGCGCGCGATGGGCGGCAATCTCGACAACAAGGAGCTCGGCGCCGGCGCGAAACTGTATCTGCCGGTGTTCGTGCCAGGTGCACTGTTTTCCTGCGGCGACGGCCACGGCGTGCAGGGCGATGGCGAGGTCTGTGTCACCGCGATCGAGACCGCGCTGCAGGGCCGCTTCCGCCTGACGCTGCGCAAGGATCTGCGGCTTGATTATCCGCGCGCGGAAACGCCTGATCATTACATGACGATGGCGATGGACCCCGATCTCGATCAATGCGTGGTGCGTGCGTTGCGCGACATGATCGTGCTGCTCGGCGAGAAGCGCAATCTGTCACGCGAGGACGCCTACACGCTGTGCAGCCTCACCGCCGATTTGCGCGTGACGCAAACCGTCAACGGCTCCAAGGGCATTCACTGCATGATCGCGAAGGCGGTCGTGCACGGCTGA
- a CDS encoding GrlR family regulatory protein, translated as MTVKNGLYTIQIEMTDGGHGRANGVIVLHDGKIAGGDSYFYYTGSYRADHGKWRGELITNEHTKSAGTLPLFGGREVTCGFTGAYSADTAEVNGTALVGKTSVVFQARLQLRSEF; from the coding sequence ATGACGGTAAAGAACGGTCTCTACACCATCCAGATCGAGATGACGGACGGCGGGCATGGCCGCGCCAACGGCGTGATCGTGCTGCACGACGGCAAGATCGCCGGCGGTGATTCATATTTCTATTACACGGGATCCTATCGCGCCGATCACGGCAAATGGCGCGGCGAATTGATCACCAACGAGCATACGAAGTCCGCGGGCACGCTGCCGCTGTTCGGCGGGCGCGAAGTCACCTGCGGCTTTACCGGCGCGTATTCCGCCGACACGGCGGAAGTGAATGGAACGGCGCTGGTCGGAAAGACCAGCGTGGTGTTTCAGGCCAGGCTGCAGCTGCGTTCGGAGTTCTGA
- a CDS encoding GcrA family cell cycle regulator, whose translation MLTNVPTWTTDRVELLKSHFEAGLTCREIAASIGVSRNAVIGKLARLQLTRGPARAEPRPTKAARERSRKSIPRLQYQILQAVYENAQPLQEEPIASERRCSLFELSNERCRWPISTPGAEDFCFCGNTPVEGMPYCAGHHRLAYRPGSRQRVVRGQGNRFA comes from the coding sequence ATGCTTACGAACGTACCGACATGGACTACCGATCGCGTCGAATTGCTGAAGAGTCATTTTGAAGCTGGCCTCACCTGCCGCGAGATCGCAGCCAGCATCGGCGTCAGCCGCAACGCGGTGATCGGAAAACTTGCCCGCCTGCAATTGACGCGCGGCCCGGCCCGTGCCGAACCGCGCCCGACCAAGGCCGCCCGAGAGCGCTCCAGAAAATCCATCCCCAGACTGCAATATCAGATCCTGCAGGCCGTCTACGAAAACGCGCAGCCGCTCCAGGAAGAGCCGATCGCCAGCGAACGACGTTGCTCGCTATTCGAACTCAGCAACGAACGGTGCCGCTGGCCGATCAGCACGCCCGGCGCCGAGGACTTCTGCTTTTGCGGCAACACGCCGGTCGAAGGGATGCCCTATTGCGCGGGCCACCACCGCCTCGCCTACCGTCCGGGCTCGCGCCAGCGCGTCGTGCGAGGACAAGGCAACCGGTTCGCGTGA
- a CDS encoding SDR family oxidoreductase, which translates to MKDFAGKFAVITGGGTGMGRELARQLVAEGCNVAMCDVSLEAMAETKRMCEAEKLPQGLRVTTHVADVSIENHLQRFRDELIEQQATDKIHLLFNNAGIGGGGSLFTNTREQWERTFNICWGGVYLGVRTFLPLMMKADEAHIVNTSSVNGFWASVGLGASHTAYSAAKFAVKGFTEALMTDLRLNAPHIKCSVVMPGHIGTSIVSNSRKIQSGSESEALSPNEILATRQRLKGMGIDTAPMSDDDIQKIALDRARNFLEQAPTTAAAAAKIILDGVKADRWRILVGDDAHRLDERVRQAPEKAYTPEFYKSLTEEVGWRLG; encoded by the coding sequence ATGAAGGACTTTGCCGGGAAGTTTGCCGTGATCACCGGAGGCGGCACGGGCATGGGCCGCGAACTCGCGCGCCAGCTCGTGGCCGAAGGCTGCAATGTCGCGATGTGCGATGTTTCCCTGGAGGCGATGGCCGAGACCAAGCGCATGTGCGAGGCGGAAAAGCTGCCGCAGGGGCTGCGCGTCACCACGCATGTCGCCGACGTCTCGATCGAAAACCACCTCCAGCGTTTTCGCGACGAGCTGATCGAGCAGCAGGCGACCGACAAGATCCATCTGTTGTTCAACAATGCCGGCATCGGTGGCGGCGGCAGCCTGTTCACCAACACGCGCGAGCAGTGGGAGCGCACCTTCAACATTTGTTGGGGCGGCGTCTATCTCGGCGTCCGCACCTTCCTGCCGCTGATGATGAAGGCGGACGAAGCCCACATCGTCAACACGTCGAGCGTCAACGGCTTCTGGGCCTCGGTCGGCTTGGGCGCGTCACACACCGCCTACAGTGCTGCCAAGTTCGCGGTGAAAGGGTTTACCGAAGCGCTGATGACGGACCTGCGGCTCAACGCCCCGCACATCAAATGCTCGGTCGTGATGCCCGGGCATATCGGCACCTCGATCGTTTCAAATTCGCGCAAAATTCAGAGCGGATCGGAATCCGAAGCATTGAGCCCGAATGAAATCCTGGCGACGCGGCAGCGCCTGAAGGGCATGGGCATCGACACCGCGCCGATGTCGGACGACGACATCCAGAAGATCGCGCTCGACCGTGCCCGCAACTTTCTCGAACAGGCGCCGACCACGGCGGCGGCCGCGGCCAAGATCATCCTCGACGGCGTCAAAGCCGATCGCTGGCGCATTCTCGTCGGCGACGATGCCCACAGGCTCGACGAGCGGGTGCGGCAGGCCCCGGAAAAGGCCTACACGCCGGAGTTCTACAAGAGCCTTACGGAAGAGGTCGGCTGGCGGCTGGGATAG
- a CDS encoding dihydrodipicolinate synthase family protein — MKTRPTGVIPPMTTPFRKDGEIDFKLVASQVDWLVGAGSHGMAAGGSTGEGHTLDHEEYRDLVAATVEAAKGRAPVIAGIIVDSTRDAVRRGRLVRDMNVAALQVTPVHYLFKPDDQAMVDHFRRMADETGMPVIIYNVVPWSYLSPALLTRIMNEVPLVVGVKQSAGDLKLFADLMMMAPDKLIYSAVDALMYPSYALGAHGSIAAILSAAPHASVELWNVVKAGNHARALELHKKLLTLWNAIVSDNLPACTRYAQSLQGLPTTFSRAPMPEASPVQQAAIRKALEGLGALGGSREAAE, encoded by the coding sequence ATGAAAACACGTCCGACCGGCGTGATACCGCCGATGACAACGCCGTTCCGCAAAGACGGCGAGATCGATTTTAAGCTTGTTGCCTCCCAGGTCGACTGGCTGGTCGGCGCCGGCAGCCATGGCATGGCGGCGGGCGGGTCGACCGGCGAGGGGCATACGCTCGACCATGAGGAATATCGTGACCTGGTGGCGGCGACGGTGGAAGCCGCCAAGGGGCGCGCGCCCGTCATTGCCGGCATCATCGTCGATTCCACGCGCGATGCGGTCCGGCGCGGCAGGCTGGTGCGCGACATGAATGTCGCCGCGTTGCAGGTGACGCCGGTGCATTATCTGTTCAAGCCGGACGACCAGGCGATGGTCGATCATTTCCGCCGCATGGCTGACGAAACCGGCATGCCTGTTATCATCTACAACGTGGTGCCGTGGTCCTATCTCTCGCCGGCGCTGCTAACGCGGATCATGAACGAGGTACCGCTGGTCGTCGGCGTCAAGCAGAGTGCAGGCGATCTGAAACTGTTTGCCGATCTCATGATGATGGCGCCGGACAAACTGATCTACAGCGCCGTCGACGCGCTGATGTATCCGTCCTACGCGCTCGGCGCGCACGGTTCGATCGCGGCGATCCTGAGTGCCGCGCCGCACGCTTCCGTCGAACTCTGGAACGTGGTCAAGGCGGGCAATCACGCGCGCGCGCTCGAGCTGCACAAGAAGCTGCTGACGTTGTGGAATGCGATCGTCTCGGACAATCTGCCGGCGTGCACGCGCTATGCGCAGTCGCTGCAGGGGCTGCCCACGACATTCTCCCGCGCACCGATGCCGGAAGCATCCCCCGTGCAACAGGCTGCCATCAGGAAGGCGCTGGAGGGATTGGGCGCGCTGGGCGGCTCTCGCGAGGCGGCGGAGTAA
- a CDS encoding acyltransferase family protein translates to MSSFDPRLESLRGLAALLVCVHHGMSVFADNAPLAAMDALLFAFNSAAAVIFFFVLSGYVLGRALERDGTFVTYLARRLFRLLPPFVVVLLFTFACERLFRIDPIPSGLMPGFQRMFWPQPTWDALWDNLLLRSFTVNGPTWTLLLELLGALMLPFVVAAHVRIEQRWRWALFVVIATLLAISPYHMLLWFYSGYFLAKEIGALLAGRRWLAATTFVVGLIGLETAGTNSEFYAVGIVIPSAIAAALMIGAVAASRELLQWTTVAPLRFLGRISYSLYLVHWPIFYVCALLAVICRPAVPTHIWGNLLVMVTSAIVAVGIAALSYRFVEAPSIRAGKSVAPALERILARIWTRISQPQAEAS, encoded by the coding sequence ATGTCCTCATTCGACCCGCGGCTGGAAAGCCTGCGTGGCCTCGCGGCGCTGCTGGTGTGCGTGCATCACGGGATGAGCGTGTTCGCCGACAATGCGCCTCTTGCTGCCATGGACGCCCTGCTGTTTGCGTTCAATTCGGCGGCGGCGGTGATCTTCTTTTTCGTGCTGAGCGGCTACGTGCTCGGCCGCGCGTTGGAGCGCGACGGCACATTCGTGACCTACCTGGCACGGCGGCTGTTCCGGTTGCTCCCGCCCTTCGTGGTCGTGCTGCTGTTCACCTTCGCCTGCGAACGGCTCTTCCGTATCGATCCCATACCGTCCGGCCTGATGCCCGGCTTCCAGCGCATGTTCTGGCCGCAGCCGACCTGGGATGCGCTGTGGGACAACCTGCTTCTCAGGTCGTTCACGGTGAACGGTCCGACGTGGACGCTCCTTCTGGAACTACTGGGCGCCCTGATGCTGCCATTTGTGGTCGCCGCGCATGTCAGAATCGAGCAGCGGTGGCGCTGGGCGCTGTTCGTCGTGATCGCGACGCTGCTCGCGATCAGCCCCTATCACATGCTGTTGTGGTTCTATTCCGGCTACTTTCTCGCCAAGGAGATCGGCGCGTTGCTGGCGGGGCGGCGGTGGCTTGCGGCAACCACGTTCGTCGTCGGCCTGATCGGCCTCGAGACGGCCGGCACCAACTCGGAATTCTATGCGGTCGGCATCGTCATCCCGTCAGCGATCGCCGCGGCGCTGATGATCGGCGCGGTGGCGGCGTCGCGCGAGCTGCTGCAGTGGACGACGGTTGCGCCGCTGCGGTTCCTCGGACGAATCTCCTATAGCCTCTATTTGGTGCACTGGCCGATCTTCTACGTCTGCGCCTTGCTCGCTGTTATTTGCCGCCCGGCCGTGCCGACCCATATCTGGGGGAATCTGCTCGTGATGGTGACGTCCGCGATCGTCGCGGTTGGCATCGCCGCGCTGTCATATCGATTTGTCGAAGCGCCGTCGATCAGAGCGGGCAAGTCGGTGGCGCCCGCCCTGGAGCGTATCTTGGCTCGGATATGGACGAGGATTTCGCAACCGCAAGCCGAGGCGAGCTGA
- a CDS encoding acyltransferase family protein, whose protein sequence is MSLVTKGQAATAADILEANNGVGPGFDALRLLLSVWIFTLHAMLVCMGLDRAEEFAGNPLQRLLVSPALPMFFMVSGYLVTGSAIRTKSITTFLLFRVLRIAPALIVEVTLSAWILGPWLTEKSLSEYFSDPLFLNYFRNIVGSLHLYLPGLFAQNPIPGVVNLNLWTLRPEFFCYIFMSFMIVSTAAFSRRYFTLVGLLALCSTAAYAIRGGQLYNFLAVADWKMLILAFVVGCLAFHWNDRIVISGRGAVIAVLVAFIALALPSLVIPGLLALTYIVIYIGTRRLSLPGFLRNGDYSYGIYLFGFPIQQTLVYFLPSEYRHGVIVLLLGLPLTLAFAMFSWNFVEKPTLKLKNRFKPAR, encoded by the coding sequence ATGAGCCTCGTGACTAAAGGGCAGGCCGCGACCGCGGCCGATATCCTTGAGGCAAACAATGGCGTAGGTCCCGGCTTCGACGCGCTGCGACTCCTGCTTTCGGTCTGGATTTTCACGCTGCACGCCATGCTCGTTTGCATGGGATTGGACCGCGCGGAGGAGTTCGCTGGCAATCCACTCCAGCGGCTCCTTGTCAGCCCGGCACTGCCGATGTTCTTTATGGTCAGTGGCTATCTCGTCACCGGAAGTGCCATTCGCACGAAAAGCATTACAACTTTTCTCTTGTTCCGCGTGTTGCGGATCGCGCCTGCACTCATCGTCGAAGTAACCCTGAGCGCCTGGATCCTGGGGCCGTGGCTCACCGAAAAAAGCCTGTCCGAATATTTTTCCGACCCATTATTTCTCAACTACTTTCGCAATATCGTAGGCAGTCTTCACTTATATCTTCCGGGGCTGTTTGCTCAAAATCCCATACCTGGCGTTGTAAATTTGAACCTATGGACGTTGAGACCGGAATTCTTTTGTTACATTTTCATGTCTTTCATGATCGTTTCAACGGCGGCATTTAGCAGGAGATACTTCACACTGGTCGGCTTACTGGCGCTTTGTTCTACTGCTGCGTACGCAATTCGGGGCGGACAACTCTACAACTTTCTTGCTGTTGCGGATTGGAAGATGCTGATCCTGGCGTTCGTTGTCGGGTGCCTGGCGTTTCATTGGAATGATCGTATTGTCATATCTGGCCGCGGCGCCGTGATCGCCGTCCTTGTCGCTTTCATCGCTCTTGCCCTTCCGTCGCTTGTTATCCCGGGCCTCTTGGCGCTGACATACATCGTCATCTACATTGGTACTCGAAGACTCTCCCTTCCGGGCTTTTTGCGGAATGGCGATTATTCCTACGGGATCTATTTGTTCGGATTCCCGATCCAACAGACTTTGGTCTACTTCCTGCCATCCGAATACAGGCACGGAGTGATTGTTCTGTTGTTGGGTCTGCCGCTTACGCTCGCGTTTGCCATGTTCTCCTGGAATTTTGTTGAGAAGCCGACGTTGAAGCTAAAGAACAGGTTCAAGCCTGCGCGGTAG
- a CDS encoding MerR family transcriptional regulator, with amino-acid sequence MDKAPDAFRTISEVAEELDIPQHVLRFWETRFAQIKPMKRSGGRRYYRPDDVDLLKGIRRLLYGEGYTIRGVQRILKEHGIKSVQGLADQTSAVTFGAVEEAIGLSLQEPEEGETPTVDAEDDDYETEEKEIDYRFVDTDDDGILLPFAKGKPGPSDADRERLERVLQDLVACRQLLDNAMKDG; translated from the coding sequence TTGGACAAGGCGCCGGATGCGTTCCGCACCATCAGCGAAGTCGCTGAAGAACTCGATATTCCCCAGCACGTGCTGCGGTTCTGGGAGACGCGGTTCGCCCAGATCAAGCCGATGAAGCGAAGCGGCGGGCGGCGGTATTACCGCCCTGATGACGTCGACCTGCTCAAGGGTATTCGCCGGCTGCTCTACGGCGAGGGCTACACGATCCGCGGCGTGCAGCGAATCCTCAAGGAGCACGGCATCAAATCGGTGCAGGGCCTTGCCGACCAGACTTCCGCCGTCACTTTCGGCGCCGTCGAGGAGGCGATCGGACTCAGCCTGCAGGAGCCCGAGGAGGGCGAGACGCCGACCGTCGATGCCGAAGACGACGATTACGAGACCGAAGAGAAAGAAATCGACTACCGCTTTGTCGACACCGACGACGACGGCATCCTGCTGCCGTTCGCCAAGGGCAAGCCCGGCCCCTCGGACGCCGACCGCGAACGCCTGGAACGGGTGCTGCAGGATCTCGTCGCCTGCCGGCAATTGCTGGACAATGCGATGAAAGACGGCTGA
- a CDS encoding integration host factor subunit alpha, with amino-acid sequence MTGTGKTVTRVDLCEAVYQKVGLSRTESSAFVELVLKEITDCLEKGETVKLSSFGSFMVRKKGQRIGRNPKTGTEVPISPRRVMVFKPSAILKQRINGHAVGNGEGKTD; translated from the coding sequence ATGACAGGGACCGGGAAAACAGTCACACGTGTCGATTTGTGCGAGGCGGTCTACCAGAAGGTGGGCCTGTCGCGGACGGAATCGTCGGCGTTTGTCGAGCTCGTTTTGAAAGAGATCACCGATTGCCTGGAGAAGGGCGAGACGGTGAAGTTGTCGTCGTTCGGCTCGTTCATGGTGCGCAAGAAGGGTCAGCGGATCGGACGTAACCCGAAGACCGGTACCGAAGTGCCGATCTCGCCGCGTCGCGTGATGGTGTTCAAGCCGTCAGCTATTCTGAAGCAGCGGATCAACGGCCATGCGGTCGGCAACGGCGAAGGCAAGACCGACTGA
- a CDS encoding beta-ketoacyl-ACP synthase III: MTAIRSVVLGCGSYLPERILTNAELASRIDTSDEWIVQRTGIRERHVAAEGEFTSHLAIKAARAALHHARLDAQSIDLIVLATSTPDNTFPATAVAVQEGLGINHGAAFDLQAVCSGFVFALATADNFLRAGTYKRALVIGAETFSRILDWNDRGTCVLFGDGAGAVVLEAQTEQGKSSDRGVLTTHLRSDGRHKSKLYVDGGPSSTQTVGLLRMEGREVFKHAVGMITDVIVDAFNATGLTADDIDWFIPHQANKRIIDASAHKLHIAPQKVVLTVDLHGNTSAASIPLALAVAVKDGRVKKGDLVLFEAMGGGFTWGSALVRW; this comes from the coding sequence GTGACTGCAATACGTTCGGTCGTGCTCGGCTGCGGCTCATATTTGCCGGAGCGGATTCTGACCAATGCCGAATTGGCGAGCCGCATTGATACGTCCGACGAGTGGATCGTGCAGCGCACGGGCATCCGCGAGCGCCACGTCGCCGCCGAGGGCGAGTTCACCTCGCACCTGGCGATCAAGGCTGCGCGCGCGGCGCTGCATCATGCGAGGCTCGACGCCCAATCGATCGACCTGATTGTGCTGGCGACTTCGACGCCGGACAACACCTTTCCGGCCACCGCGGTCGCGGTGCAGGAGGGGCTCGGCATCAACCACGGCGCTGCCTTCGACCTGCAAGCGGTCTGCTCCGGCTTCGTCTTTGCGCTGGCGACCGCCGACAATTTCCTGCGCGCGGGCACTTACAAGCGCGCGCTGGTGATCGGCGCCGAGACCTTTTCGCGGATTCTGGACTGGAACGACCGCGGTACCTGCGTGCTGTTCGGCGATGGCGCCGGCGCGGTCGTGCTGGAGGCGCAGACGGAGCAGGGCAAATCGAGCGACCGCGGTGTGCTGACGACGCATTTGCGTTCCGACGGCCGCCACAAGTCGAAGCTCTATGTCGATGGCGGTCCGTCCTCAACCCAGACGGTTGGCCTTTTGCGGATGGAAGGCCGCGAGGTGTTCAAGCACGCTGTCGGCATGATCACCGACGTGATCGTCGATGCCTTCAACGCCACCGGCCTGACGGCCGACGATATCGACTGGTTCATCCCGCATCAGGCCAACAAGCGAATCATCGATGCTTCGGCGCACAAGCTTCATATTGCACCGCAGAAAGTGGTGCTGACCGTCGATCTGCACGGCAACACGTCGGCGGCATCGATCCCGCTGGCGCTCGCGGTGGCCGTCAAGGACGGGCGCGTGAAGAAAGGCGATCTGGTGCTGTTCGAAGCCATGGGCGGCGGCTTCACCTGGGGTTCCGCGCTCGTGCGCTGGTGA
- the plsX gene encoding phosphate acyltransferase PlsX, with the protein MPQKVRIALDAMGGDVGASVVIPGAAISLKRHPDSEFLLYGDSKQIDEQLAKYPALQKASRVVHTDVTVSMHDKPSQALRRGRKNSSMWLAIDAVKKGEADVAVSAGNTGALMAMARFHLHTMPGIDRPAIAGVWPTARGDSVVLDLGASIGGDAHHLVSLAIMGSAMASVLFGLKRPTVGLLNIGVEEVKGGEEIRKASEQLRAMNLPELDYLGFVEGDGIGAGAADVIVSEGFSGNIALKAAEGTARQMADFLRNAMASSWQSKIGYLFARSAFKALRDKLDPNKSNGGVLLGLKGVVVKSHGGINAEGFAYAVDVGYEMVRCDLLTKISALVQAQIAQEVVS; encoded by the coding sequence ATGCCGCAAAAGGTTCGAATCGCGCTTGACGCCATGGGTGGCGATGTCGGCGCATCGGTCGTCATTCCCGGCGCCGCCATCTCTTTGAAACGGCATCCCGACAGCGAATTCCTGCTCTATGGCGACAGCAAGCAGATCGACGAGCAGCTTGCGAAATATCCGGCGCTGCAAAAGGCCTCCCGCGTGGTCCATACCGATGTGACCGTCAGCATGCACGACAAGCCGAGCCAGGCGCTGCGCCGCGGCCGCAAGAACTCGTCGATGTGGCTTGCGATCGACGCGGTGAAGAAGGGCGAGGCCGACGTGGCGGTTTCCGCCGGCAATACCGGCGCGCTGATGGCGATGGCGCGCTTCCATCTGCACACCATGCCCGGCATCGACCGGCCGGCCATTGCCGGTGTATGGCCGACGGCGCGCGGCGATTCCGTCGTGCTCGACCTCGGCGCCAGCATCGGCGGTGACGCGCATCATCTGGTGTCGCTCGCGATCATGGGCAGCGCGATGGCGAGCGTGCTGTTCGGCCTGAAGCGTCCGACCGTCGGCCTGCTCAATATCGGGGTCGAGGAAGTCAAGGGCGGCGAGGAGATTCGCAAGGCGTCGGAACAATTGCGTGCGATGAATCTTCCAGAGTTAGACTATCTCGGCTTCGTCGAGGGCGACGGGATCGGCGCGGGCGCGGCTGATGTGATCGTCTCGGAAGGTTTCAGCGGCAACATCGCGTTGAAGGCCGCGGAAGGCACCGCGCGCCAGATGGCGGATTTTCTGCGCAATGCGATGGCGAGCAGCTGGCAGTCCAAGATCGGTTATCTGTTTGCCCGCAGCGCCTTCAAGGCGCTCCGGGACAAGCTCGACCCGAACAAATCCAATGGTGGCGTGCTGCTTGGACTGAAAGGTGTGGTTGTCAAGAGCCATGGCGGAATCAACGCCGAAGGCTTTGCCTACGCAGTTGATGTTGGCTATGAGATGGTCCGCTGCGATCTCCTCACCAAGATCAGTGCGCTGGTACAGGCGCAGATCGCGCAGGAGGTTGTGTCGTGA
- a CDS encoding YceD family protein gives MSKSNTTEKPDPWRVPIAVAQIPETGLHRDLEADQAVRNAVADVGGLREVLSAQASFDVTPNSGGRFHVAGHVRARIGQTCVVTLEEIESDIDEPIDLIFAPPEQIPQMAALVDEAEEGDEETPDPPEPIENGMIDLGRVTTDALYLAVDPYPRKPGAVFEPVVQAADPEDHPFAALRALKPEPKKPGSRKSKGK, from the coding sequence ATGAGCAAGAGCAACACCACAGAGAAGCCCGACCCGTGGCGCGTCCCCATCGCGGTGGCGCAGATACCGGAGACGGGCCTGCATCGCGACCTCGAGGCCGATCAGGCCGTCCGCAACGCGGTGGCCGATGTCGGAGGCTTGCGTGAAGTGCTTTCGGCGCAGGCCTCGTTCGACGTCACGCCAAACAGCGGCGGCCGCTTTCACGTCGCTGGCCACGTGCGGGCGCGGATCGGACAGACCTGCGTGGTGACGCTGGAGGAGATCGAGAGCGACATCGACGAGCCGATCGATCTTATCTTCGCGCCGCCCGAGCAGATCCCGCAGATGGCCGCGCTGGTCGACGAGGCCGAGGAAGGCGACGAGGAGACCCCCGATCCGCCCGAGCCGATCGAGAACGGCATGATCGATCTCGGCCGGGTCACCACCGACGCATTGTATCTCGCGGTCGATCCATATCCGCGCAAACCCGGCGCCGTATTTGAGCCGGTGGTTCAAGCCGCCGATCCCGAGGATCACCCGTTCGCGGCGCTAAGGGCGTTGAAGCCAGAACCGAAAAAACCGGGCAGCAGGAAGTCCAAGGGCAAATAG